The following are from one region of the Georgenia sp. M64 genome:
- the rsmG gene encoding 16S rRNA (guanine(527)-N(7))-methyltransferase RsmG has product MSEQAEEATDELREFFGLAWAPMEHLAQMLVAEGELRGLIGPREVPRLWSRHLVNSAAISPFVPSDADVADVGSGAGFPGVVLAIMRPDTTVHLIEPMERRVAWLSDVAEEVGLDNVGIHHARAEELHGRQTFDVVTARAVAALDKLARWAMPLVRPGGELVALKGRRAEEEVSEAKYVLRKLGASSTRVDAVTGLPLDTSATVVRITKRS; this is encoded by the coding sequence ATGTCGGAGCAGGCCGAGGAGGCGACCGACGAGCTGCGGGAGTTCTTCGGGCTCGCATGGGCGCCGATGGAGCACCTCGCCCAGATGCTCGTCGCCGAGGGTGAGCTCCGCGGACTCATCGGCCCGCGGGAGGTGCCGCGACTGTGGTCGCGGCACCTGGTGAACTCCGCGGCCATCTCCCCGTTCGTCCCGAGCGACGCCGACGTGGCCGACGTCGGCAGCGGAGCCGGGTTCCCGGGCGTCGTCCTGGCCATCATGCGGCCGGACACCACGGTGCACCTCATCGAACCCATGGAACGGCGGGTCGCGTGGCTGAGCGACGTCGCTGAGGAGGTCGGCCTCGACAACGTGGGGATCCATCACGCCAGGGCGGAGGAGCTCCACGGTCGTCAGACCTTCGACGTGGTGACGGCTCGAGCGGTCGCTGCGCTCGACAAGCTGGCGCGGTGGGCGATGCCGCTGGTACGGCCGGGCGGCGAGCTTGTCGCACTCAAGGGCAGGCGTGCCGAGGAGGAGGTCAGCGAGGCGAAGTACGTCCTTCGCAAGCTGGGGGCGAGCTCGACTCGGGTCGACGCCGTGACCGGTCTACCGCTCGACACGTCCGCAACGGTGGTGCGGATCACCAAGCGTAGTTGA
- a CDS encoding R3H domain-containing nucleic acid-binding protein: MRTSVSEDVTPQRGAAPETIKRLEDEGEVAADYLEELLDIADLDGDIDIDVDHGRAAVDIVSEEDGGRWLKRLVGDDGDVLDALQELTRLAVQAKTGERSRLMLDIAGYRKARKAELTAVGNDAVARVRASGERVSLPAMNPFERKVIHDVVAAAGLVSDSEGVEPNRYVVIRPA, encoded by the coding sequence ATGAGGACCAGCGTGAGCGAGGACGTGACCCCGCAGCGGGGCGCAGCACCCGAGACGATCAAGAGGCTCGAGGACGAGGGCGAGGTCGCCGCGGACTACCTCGAGGAGCTTCTCGACATCGCCGACCTCGACGGCGACATCGACATCGACGTCGACCACGGGCGTGCGGCGGTCGACATCGTCTCCGAGGAGGACGGCGGCCGGTGGCTGAAGCGCCTCGTGGGTGACGACGGTGACGTGCTCGACGCGCTGCAGGAGCTGACCCGTCTGGCCGTGCAGGCCAAGACCGGTGAGCGGAGCCGGCTGATGCTCGACATCGCCGGGTACCGCAAGGCCCGTAAGGCCGAGCTCACCGCGGTCGGTAACGATGCGGTGGCGAGAGTCCGGGCGTCGGGCGAGCGGGTGTCGCTGCCCGCGATGAACCCGTTCGAGCGCAAGGTGATCCACGACGTGGTCGCCGCCGCCGGCCTGGTCAGCGACTCCGAGGGCGTCGAGCCCAACCGGTACGTCGTCATCCGTCCCGCCTGA
- the yidC gene encoding membrane protein insertase YidC, which produces MGFFDTILSPIMYAVAWIMVRVHDLLVLLGMAGGSGWAWILSIVGLTIVIRVLLIPLFFKQIKASRGLQIVQPEMQALQKKYKNKTDPASRQKMQEEMMALYRKHGTNPFSSCLPLLLQMPIFFALFRVLNSLGPISRGEMDPIGPLSLELAAQAESSMLLGAPISETFLSSDLTTVKIVTVLLIVAMSATTFITQKQLTMKNMPASALDPSNPMARQQKLLLYILPLVFAFSGVNFPIGVLIYWTVSNLWSMGQQYYTIRRQPAPGSEAYKALEERKARKRAKKGLPPEEETATTVEPEPTPGQRVQPKRKDRAKRTGPGGGAGAAPASGESEESAPEDQISETAAPPEDDGEVRGKDGLTAAERAQKRYEERAAQRRAAAAKRQAQAKKGHNPGRKK; this is translated from the coding sequence ATGGGCTTTTTCGACACCATCCTGTCCCCGATCATGTACGCCGTCGCGTGGATCATGGTTCGGGTGCACGACCTTCTCGTGCTCCTGGGGATGGCGGGTGGCTCGGGGTGGGCCTGGATCCTGTCCATCGTCGGCCTGACGATCGTCATCCGGGTCCTGCTCATCCCGCTGTTCTTCAAGCAGATCAAGGCGTCTCGCGGGCTTCAGATCGTCCAGCCCGAGATGCAGGCCCTGCAGAAGAAGTACAAGAACAAGACCGACCCTGCGTCTCGCCAGAAGATGCAGGAAGAGATGATGGCGCTCTACCGGAAGCACGGGACCAACCCGTTCTCCTCGTGCCTGCCGCTGCTGCTGCAGATGCCCATCTTCTTCGCGCTCTTCCGGGTGCTCAACAGCCTCGGGCCCATCTCGCGGGGGGAGATGGACCCCATCGGTCCGCTCTCGCTCGAGCTCGCCGCTCAGGCGGAGAGCTCGATGCTGCTGGGTGCGCCCATCTCGGAGACCTTCCTCTCGTCCGACCTCACGACGGTCAAGATCGTCACGGTGCTTCTCATCGTCGCCATGTCCGCGACGACGTTCATCACGCAGAAGCAGCTGACGATGAAGAACATGCCGGCGTCGGCGCTCGACCCGAGCAACCCGATGGCTCGGCAGCAGAAGCTCCTGCTCTACATCCTGCCGCTGGTCTTTGCCTTCTCGGGTGTGAACTTCCCGATCGGTGTCCTCATCTACTGGACCGTCTCGAACCTGTGGTCGATGGGCCAGCAGTACTACACGATCCGGCGTCAGCCGGCACCGGGCTCGGAGGCGTACAAGGCGCTGGAGGAGCGCAAGGCACGCAAGCGCGCGAAGAAGGGCCTCCCGCCGGAGGAGGAGACCGCGACGACGGTCGAGCCGGAGCCGACGCCGGGCCAGCGCGTCCAGCCCAAGCGCAAGGACCGGGCGAAGAGGACCGGGCCGGGCGGTGGCGCCGGTGCGGCGCCCGCGAGTGGCGAGTCCGAGGAGTCTGCGCCCGAGGACCAGATCAGCGAGACGGCTGCGCCGCCCGAGGACGACGGAGAGGTCCGGGGCAAGGACGGGCTCACCGCTGCCGAGCGCGCGCAGAAGCGGTACGAGGAGCGCGCCGCCCAGCGCCGCGCCGCCGCCGCGAAGCGGCAGGCCCAGGCCAAGAAGGGGCACAACCCCGGCAGGAAGAAGTAG